One stretch of Roseimicrobium sp. ORNL1 DNA includes these proteins:
- the ruvA gene encoding Holliday junction branch migration protein RuvA, with the protein MISHLRGQLVEALPNQLVIECNGVGYRCFIPLTTYDKLAGTTGEVKLLTHYHVTEHDHTLFGFATSDERDLFKLLIDRVSGIGPKMALAVLSGMPVPQFKDNVIRNDIAALSKISGVGKKTAERIVLELKDKVGIVSTWQAAQSSTASLAPDPTQAVQTDAVLALITLGFKQAEAQKTVQDLMKKAGAGAESMTVDKLIRDALRGA; encoded by the coding sequence ATGATTTCCCACCTGCGCGGCCAGCTCGTCGAGGCGCTGCCGAACCAGCTTGTCATCGAGTGCAACGGTGTTGGCTACCGCTGCTTCATCCCCCTTACGACCTATGACAAGCTGGCGGGAACGACGGGTGAGGTGAAGCTCCTCACGCACTACCACGTCACCGAGCATGACCATACGCTCTTCGGCTTCGCCACCAGCGACGAACGCGACCTTTTCAAACTCCTCATCGATCGGGTAAGCGGCATCGGACCGAAGATGGCTCTGGCGGTGCTGAGCGGCATGCCGGTCCCGCAGTTCAAGGACAACGTCATTCGCAACGACATCGCCGCGCTCTCGAAGATCAGCGGTGTGGGTAAGAAGACTGCCGAGCGCATCGTGCTAGAGCTGAAAGACAAGGTCGGCATCGTGAGCACGTGGCAAGCCGCCCAATCCTCCACCGCCAGCCTCGCGCCCGACCCGACGCAAGCGGTACAGACCGATGCCGTGCTGGCCCTCATCACCCTTGGCTTCAAGCAGGCCGAAGCGCAGAAGACCGTGCAGGACCTGATGAAGAAGGCCGGTGCTGGAGCAGAGAGCATGACGGTGGACAAGCTGATCCGCGATGCGCTGCGGGGGGCGTGA